CCTCGTCGATGATCGGCGCGCACTACCTGGCCACCGACTCCATCCTGATCGGTGGCGACGACAGCCTGCGCGAACGCTACCTGCCTGATGCCGCCGCCGGCCGCAAGCTGGGCGCGTTCGCGCTGACCGAGCCGCGCGCCGGTTCCAACCCCGCCGACATGGCCACGCGCGCGACGCCGGAAGGCGACGGCTACCGCCTGCGCGGCGTCAAGCATTTCATCTCCAACGCCAATGCAGCCGACTTTATCGTCGTCTACGCCAAGACCGATCCCGCGGCCGGCACGCGCGGCATCAGCGCCTTCGTGGTGGATCGGCACAGCGCCGGCGTGGACGTCGCGCCCGCCGAGAAGCTGATGGGCATCCGCGGCGCGCCGGCGCACGAGGTCGCGCTGGACTGCTTCGTTCCCGCGGCCAACCGGCTTGGACCGGAAGGCAGCGGCTTCCGCACCGCGATGAAGGTGCTCGACAACAGCCGCCTCGACGTGGCCGCCACCAGCCTCGGCATCAGCGAGGCGGCGCTGGCGTGCGCGGTCGACTGGGCCAGGCAGCGCCAGGTCGGCGGCGAGCCGCTGGCGCGCAAGCAGGGCCTGCAGTGGCTGTTCGCGGACATGCGCACGCGGCTGGAAGCCTCCTGGCTGCTGACGCTGCAGGCCGCGGTGCGGCGCCGCGACGGCGAGCCTTTCACCGAACATGCGTCGATGGCCAAGCTCTATGCCTCGGAGACGGTCGCGTTCGTCACCGATACCGCCTTGCAGATCCACGGCGGCTACGGCTTCACACGCGAGATGCCGCTGGAACGGCTGGTGCGCGATGCGCGCATCCTGCGCATCTACGAAGGTTCGTCGGAGATCCAGCGCACGGTGATTGCGCGCGCTGTGCTGGCATAGGGCGTGCGCCGCAAGACGCCCCGGCTGCATCCGGCGATCTCGCCCATTCAGGAAAACGACAAGGGCGCCGCCGCCCGCCGCTGGCTATAGTCTGCGAGGGCCGGGGCTTGCCAGCGCGCCGATTGCGCAACTTATGCGCAATCGGCATGAATGCATGCGCACCCCGAATCAATCCGAAAGACCGGAACGGCAGGGCGGCGGGCGGCCCTGCAAGGGGGAGGCATGGATGTCGAACTGCAGCGCGCCATATTGAACAACATCCCGGACCAGGCCTGGCTGAAGGACGCCGGCTCGCGCTACGTGCTGGTCAATGACGCGTTCATGGCCGCATGCGGACGGACCGAGGCCGAGATCGTGGGCAGCACGCCGGACCAGGTCTGGTCGGCGGAATGGGGCCAGGTCTACCTCGATACCGACAAGGCGGTGGTCGACAGCGGCGTACGCCGCCGCTACGAAGAAAGCCGGCATGGCAAGGACGGCAGCGTGCGCTGGTTCGACACCATCAAGATGCCGATCCACAACCCTGGCGGCGAGGTCATCGGCACGGTGGGGATCTCGCGCGATATCACCGACCGCAAGCGCTCCGAGCAGGAACTGCTGGCCTCGCGCGCGCAGCTGCGCGAGCTGTCCGCGCACCTGCAATCGGTGCGCGAGGCGGAACGCACCCGTATCTCGCGCGAGCTGCACGATGAGCTGGGGCAGTCGCTGACGGCGCTGCGCCTGGGGCTCAGTTACATCGAGGCGCAGCAGGGCCCGGCTGCCGACGACGCTTACCGCAAGCACGTGCAGATGCTCAAGGAGATCGCCGATTCGACGGTGGAAGCCGTGCAGCGCATTGCCGCGGACCTGCGCCCGCCCGTTCTGGACGAACTGGGGCTGGCCTCGGCGATCGACTGGCTGGTCGAGTCATTGTCGGAGCGCAGCGGCATCGCCTGCGAAAAGGCGCTCCAGCCGGTGGCGGACCTCGGTGCGGAAGTCAGCACCGCGGTCTTCCGGATCGCCCAGGAAGCGCTGACCAATGCCTGCCGCCACGGCCAGGCCGGTCGCGTGCGCGTCGAGCTGGGCGAGGCGGGCGGCATCGTGCGGCTGGTGGTTGCTGATAACGGCTGCGGCATCGATACCTCCGTGACCGGGCGCCGGCGCAGCCTGGGTTTGCTCGGCATGCGCGAGCGCGCGCTGATGCTGGGCGGCAAGCTGGTGGTGTCCAGCGGCAAGGGCCACGGCACGCGGATCGAGGCGCTGATTCCGCGCGATGCCGGTGTTGCCGGTGTTGCCGATGTTGTCGGGATGGCGGGGGGAGATGCCAGATGATCCGCATCCTGCTGGCCGACGACCACACCATCATCCGCGACGGGCTCAAGAAGATCCTGTCCACCGTGCCGGACATGCAGGTGGTGGCAGAGGCCGCCGACGGCAATGAACTGCTCGCGCTGCTGCGCGCCGGCCTGCCGGACGTGCTGCTGCTCGACATGTCGATGCCGGGCCGCAGCGGCATCGTGCTGATCCAGCAACTGCAGGCCAGCTATCCCGCGCTGCCCGTGCTGGTGCTGAGCATGTACCGCGAGTCGCAGTACGCGGTGCAGGCGATCCGCGCCGGCGCGGCCGGATATCTCAGCAAGAATGTCGAATCGGACCAGCTGATCGGCGCGATCCGGAAGGTGGCGCGCGGCGGCACCGCGGTGTCGGCCGCGATCGCCGACAAGCTGATCGGGCAGGCGCGCCAGCCGCTGGCGGCCTTGCCGCATGCGCGGCTGACCGCGCGCGAGCTGCAGGTGTTCCAGATGCTGGCCGAAGGGCAGGGCATCAATGAGATTGCATCGGCGTTGTCGCTCAGCGGCAAGACGGTCAGCACCCACAAGGCCAACATCCTGGCCAAGCTGGAACTCTCCTCGACCGCGGGGCTGGTGCACTACGCCATCCGGCACGGGCTGCTGGCGGAAGCGGGAGAACTCGGGGAGGCGAGCCACACCCCATAGCATGGTGCGGCGCAGCTAGGCCGATCCTTAGGTCGAATTCAGCCGATCCTGATGCAGCCGGCGCGCGCCGGCACCTACGCTTCAGGTCACGGGGCAGCGGCTCCGGCAGAACGACAAGACCTGAGGAGACACGCCATGCAGCTGGACCTGCTGATCCGGGATGCGTGCGTCCGCGACGACGCGCCCCTGACCGATATCGCCATCCGCGACGGGCGCATTGCCGCCATCGAACCCGGCATCGACGCGCCGGCGCACGAAGTGATCGAAGCCGGCGGCCGCGCCGCCATCCCGGGGCTGGTGGAACCGCACCTGCACCTGGACAAGGCGCTGCTGCATCGCCGGCTGCCCGCCCGGCTGGGCACGCTCGACGAGGCCATCCGCGTCACCGGCATCCTGAAAAGCAAGCAGCAGCGGCACGACGTGCTGGACCGCTCGCGCCAGGTGCTGGACATGGCGGTCCGGCATGGCACCGTCGCGATCCGCGCCCATCCCGACGTCGACCTGATCCAGGGGCTGGTCGGGGTGGAGACGCTGCTGGAACTCAAGGCCGAGTACGAGGACCTGCTCGACCTGCAGATCGTGGCCTTCCCGCAGGAGGGCATCCTGAAGTCGCAGGGCACGCGCGAGCTGATGATCGCGGCCATGGACATGGGTGCGGACGTGGTCGGCGGCTGCCCGTACAACGAGCTGAACTGGGCCGACACCATGCGCCATATCGACATGGTGTTCGAGCTGGCGCAGCGCTATGACGCGCCGGTCGACATGCATGCCGACTTTGCCGACGACACCGCCGACCAGCGCTTTGCCGCGGTGGACTACATCGCCCGGAAGACCATCGAATGCGGCTACCAGGGCCGCGTCTCGCTGGGCCATGTGACCAGCCTGGGCGCGCTCGACACGGCCCAGCTGGAGCCGCTGGTGGCGCAACTGCGCGAGGCCGGCATCAGCATCGTCACCCTGCCGGCGACCGACCTGTACCTGGGCGGGCGCAAGGACGCGCAGAACCAGCGCCGCGGGCTCACGCCGGTGAAGGCGCTGCATCAGGGCGGAGTCAACGTGGCGTATTCGTCCAACAACATCCGCAATGCCTTCACGCCGTTCGGCAAGGCCGACATGCTGCAGATCGGCAACATGCTCGCGCACGTGGCCCAGTTCGGCGTGCCGGAGCACCAGCTCGCGGTGCTCGGCATGGGCACGCACAACGCCGCGCGTGCGATCGGGCTGCACGACAGCTATGGCCTGGAAGTGGGCCGGCAGGCCGATATCGTGATCCTCGACACGTTCAAGGTGGCGGACGCGCTGATCGACATTCCGCCGCGCCTGTGGGTGGTCAAGCGCGGGCGGATCACGGTGGTGACGCAGCACCGCTGCGACATCCGCCGGCACCGTTGCTGCGCGCACTGAACCGCCCCAACCTCAAGGAGAGCATCATGAAGAAGCTGCCCGCCGAAGTCGTGGCCTCGCTGCTGGCCATCACCACCGTTCCCATTGCCGCGCATGCCTCGCACCTGCCGCCGTGGGCCATCTTTATCAGCTGGGCCGCGACCTTTGCCATGGGCGGGCCCACGCCGGAGAACCTGAAGAAGATCTGGCCGACCTTGCCGGTGGGGTCGCTGTTCGCGTTCGTGATCGTGC
This genomic interval from Cupriavidus oxalaticus contains the following:
- a CDS encoding acyl-CoA dehydrogenase family protein; amino-acid sequence: MHKRMGVEAEDLEIADAIGRFAQSELAPHAAEVDRAETSTTRYVPQLAELGLMGMNLPERWGGAGTSPVALILSLAEVAKACASTSSMIGAHYLATDSILIGGDDSLRERYLPDAAAGRKLGAFALTEPRAGSNPADMATRATPEGDGYRLRGVKHFISNANAADFIVVYAKTDPAAGTRGISAFVVDRHSAGVDVAPAEKLMGIRGAPAHEVALDCFVPAANRLGPEGSGFRTAMKVLDNSRLDVAATSLGISEAALACAVDWARQRQVGGEPLARKQGLQWLFADMRTRLEASWLLTLQAAVRRRDGEPFTEHASMAKLYASETVAFVTDTALQIHGGYGFTREMPLERLVRDARILRIYEGSSEIQRTVIARAVLA
- a CDS encoding PAS domain-containing sensor histidine kinase, which produces MDVELQRAILNNIPDQAWLKDAGSRYVLVNDAFMAACGRTEAEIVGSTPDQVWSAEWGQVYLDTDKAVVDSGVRRRYEESRHGKDGSVRWFDTIKMPIHNPGGEVIGTVGISRDITDRKRSEQELLASRAQLRELSAHLQSVREAERTRISRELHDELGQSLTALRLGLSYIEAQQGPAADDAYRKHVQMLKEIADSTVEAVQRIAADLRPPVLDELGLASAIDWLVESLSERSGIACEKALQPVADLGAEVSTAVFRIAQEALTNACRHGQAGRVRVELGEAGGIVRLVVADNGCGIDTSVTGRRRSLGLLGMRERALMLGGKLVVSSGKGHGTRIEALIPRDAGVAGVADVVGMAGGDAR
- a CDS encoding response regulator is translated as MIRILLADDHTIIRDGLKKILSTVPDMQVVAEAADGNELLALLRAGLPDVLLLDMSMPGRSGIVLIQQLQASYPALPVLVLSMYRESQYAVQAIRAGAAGYLSKNVESDQLIGAIRKVARGGTAVSAAIADKLIGQARQPLAALPHARLTARELQVFQMLAEGQGINEIASALSLSGKTVSTHKANILAKLELSSTAGLVHYAIRHGLLAEAGELGEASHTP
- a CDS encoding amidohydrolase family protein codes for the protein MQLDLLIRDACVRDDAPLTDIAIRDGRIAAIEPGIDAPAHEVIEAGGRAAIPGLVEPHLHLDKALLHRRLPARLGTLDEAIRVTGILKSKQQRHDVLDRSRQVLDMAVRHGTVAIRAHPDVDLIQGLVGVETLLELKAEYEDLLDLQIVAFPQEGILKSQGTRELMIAAMDMGADVVGGCPYNELNWADTMRHIDMVFELAQRYDAPVDMHADFADDTADQRFAAVDYIARKTIECGYQGRVSLGHVTSLGALDTAQLEPLVAQLREAGISIVTLPATDLYLGGRKDAQNQRRGLTPVKALHQGGVNVAYSSNNIRNAFTPFGKADMLQIGNMLAHVAQFGVPEHQLAVLGMGTHNAARAIGLHDSYGLEVGRQADIVILDTFKVADALIDIPPRLWVVKRGRITVVTQHRCDIRRHRCCAH